The proteins below are encoded in one region of Scophthalmus maximus strain ysfricsl-2021 chromosome 4, ASM2237912v1, whole genome shotgun sequence:
- the immp1l gene encoding mitochondrial inner membrane protease subunit 1, producing the protein MFRRVLGNTLGFVGYTVQYGCIAHCAFEYIGEFVVCSGPSMEPTIVNHDIIFSERMSRHLCKIQKGDIVIAKSSFDPNMNICKRVIGLEGDKVCTSSPSDVFKTHTYVPKGHVWLEGDNLRNSTDSRSYGPIPYALIRGRVCLKLWPPHSFGTLSESPTRRIIKAQRDSD; encoded by the exons ATGTTCCGCCGCGTGCTGGGGAACACTTTGGGTTTTGTGGGCTACACGGTCCAGTATGGCTGCATTGCACATTGTGCCTTTGAATACATTGGAGAATTTGTGGTG TGCTCTGGTCCATCCATGGAGCCAACTATTGTCAACCATGATATTATCTTCTCCGAGCGGATGAGTCGTCATCTTTGCAAAATACAAAA GGGTGATATAGTAATTGCCAAGAGTTCATTTGACCCAAATATGAACATTTGTAAAAGGGTAATTGGACTGGAGGGAGATAAAGTCTGCACAAGTTCTCCATCAGATGTGTTCAAGACCCACACATAT GTTCCAAAAGGCCACGTATGGCTCGAAGGTGATAACCTTAGGAATTCCACTGACTCACGAAGCTATGGCCCAATTCCCTATGCCCTCATCCGAGGGCGTGTTTGCTTAAAG CTCTGGCCGCCACATAGTTTTGGGACCCTCAGTGAAAGCCCAACCAGACGGATCATTAAAGCTCAGAGAGACTCAGATTGA